Proteins encoded within one genomic window of Kaistia algarum:
- a CDS encoding branched-chain amino acid ABC transporter ATP-binding protein gives MEILSLRNVTAGYGTITVLNDLSLTLRAGEILTILGANGCGKSTVLKTAMGLTRVTSGALALGDKPITAAPPHLRAAAGLGYVPQTRNVFQDMSVTDNLRMGGYLRPKQFAHDVEEVFALFPRIKERRRERAGNLSGGERRMLSIGLTLLLKPKVLLLDEPSSDLAPATVDIVFRAIQDIHKTLSIPVLLVEQNVNKALEIADRVCVLVRGREALDVPAGEIDTRHLHDLFMDGGVRTS, from the coding sequence ATGGAAATTCTCTCCCTGAGGAACGTGACTGCCGGCTACGGAACGATCACAGTTCTCAACGACCTTTCGCTGACGTTGCGCGCAGGCGAGATCCTCACCATTCTCGGCGCCAATGGCTGCGGCAAGTCCACCGTCCTGAAGACGGCGATGGGCCTCACCCGCGTTACAAGCGGAGCTCTGGCGCTGGGTGACAAGCCGATCACGGCGGCTCCCCCGCACCTCCGCGCCGCCGCCGGCCTCGGCTATGTTCCGCAGACTCGCAATGTTTTCCAGGACATGAGCGTCACCGACAACCTGCGCATGGGCGGTTACCTGCGGCCGAAGCAGTTCGCGCATGACGTCGAGGAGGTCTTCGCCCTCTTCCCCCGGATCAAGGAGCGGCGACGCGAACGCGCCGGCAATCTCAGCGGAGGAGAACGACGTATGCTCTCGATCGGCTTGACTCTGCTCCTGAAGCCGAAGGTGCTGTTGCTCGACGAGCCGAGCAGCGATCTGGCCCCGGCCACCGTCGACATCGTCTTCAGGGCAATCCAGGACATCCACAAAACGCTGTCGATCCCAGTCCTGCTGGTCGAACAGAACGTCAACAAGGCGCTCGAGATCGCCGATCGGGTCTGCGTCCTCGTGCGCGGCCGCGAGGCGCTGGACGTGCCCGCTGGCGAGATCGACACCCGCCACCTGCATGACCTCTTTATGGATGGCGGCGTGCGGACCAGCTAG
- a CDS encoding ABC transporter ATP-binding protein, which translates to MLSATDITLSFGGFMALRGVTIEARPGTVTGLIGPNGSGKSTLLNVIGGVYVPDSGQLTLGNLPLPIGRPDKVAQAGIGRTFQVPRLAHRLTVFQNMLAGERDHCGERIADLLLRPGKVKAQEKQASKRATAMLERLGLGHKANDYAGSLSGGQQKLLTMGMLLMSDPAALLLDEPAAGVNPVLIEQQVALLKALRDEGRIIILIEHNMEMIANVCDHVFVLDGGQVIAEGTPAEIRGNETVIRSYLGQPANS; encoded by the coding sequence ATGCTGAGCGCGACTGACATCACCCTCTCCTTCGGTGGTTTCATGGCGCTGCGTGGCGTCACCATCGAGGCGAGACCTGGCACGGTGACCGGCCTGATCGGCCCCAACGGATCCGGCAAGTCAACGCTGCTCAATGTCATCGGCGGCGTCTATGTGCCCGATAGCGGCCAGTTGACCCTTGGCAATCTGCCGCTGCCGATCGGCCGGCCCGACAAGGTCGCCCAAGCCGGCATTGGCCGAACCTTCCAGGTGCCCCGACTCGCCCATCGCCTGACGGTATTCCAGAACATGCTGGCTGGGGAGCGCGACCATTGTGGCGAGCGCATCGCCGACCTGCTCCTCAGGCCCGGCAAGGTCAAGGCGCAGGAAAAGCAGGCAAGCAAACGCGCAACCGCCATGCTCGAAAGACTCGGCCTTGGCCACAAGGCCAACGACTATGCCGGCAGCCTCTCGGGCGGGCAGCAGAAGCTGCTGACCATGGGCATGCTACTGATGTCGGATCCGGCAGCGCTCCTGCTCGACGAACCGGCGGCGGGCGTCAATCCGGTGCTGATCGAACAACAGGTGGCGCTGCTCAAGGCGCTGCGCGACGAAGGACGGATCATCATCCTGATCGAGCATAATATGGAAATGATCGCCAATGTCTGCGACCACGTCTTCGTGCTGGATGGCGGCCAGGTGATCGCCGAAGGCACCCCAGCCGAGATTCGCGGCAACGAAACCGTGATCCGTTCCTATCTCGGCCAACCGGCAAATTCCTAG
- a CDS encoding branched-chain amino acid ABC transporter permease, with the protein MLDFAVYSITIIAVWSILALSLNIQFGMTGLVNFGQILPFALGAYAAGIAASLGYPWWIGALAGLIAAPLIALLVIMPAQRLAQDYWALITLGAAEIFRLTVLNTPALTGGADGLNVPRIIDPILAMTIAVAVLIVTFLLAQRISSSPYGRMLRVVREDEILASTLGRSPIRYQASVSVIAWMMAAAAGVTYAHITGYVAPSSFTVTETFIIWTAVILGGPGRNMGVIFGAAIIQLLGVSSRFIAQWIDLPPDLIANLRLASFGLVLVLMFLYRPQGLIPEAKQVHDAERD; encoded by the coding sequence ATGCTTGATTTCGCCGTCTATTCGATCACCATCATCGCGGTCTGGTCGATACTTGCCCTAAGCCTGAACATCCAGTTCGGCATGACCGGTCTGGTCAATTTCGGCCAGATCCTTCCTTTCGCGCTTGGCGCCTACGCCGCCGGCATCGCGGCCTCGCTCGGCTATCCCTGGTGGATCGGCGCCCTCGCCGGGCTGATCGCGGCCCCCCTCATCGCCCTGCTGGTCATCATGCCGGCGCAAAGGCTGGCGCAGGACTATTGGGCGCTGATCACGCTCGGGGCGGCCGAGATATTCCGTCTCACGGTTCTCAATACCCCGGCGTTAACCGGCGGCGCCGACGGCCTCAACGTGCCGCGCATCATCGATCCAATCCTGGCGATGACCATTGCCGTGGCCGTGCTGATCGTCACGTTCCTGCTGGCCCAGCGCATCAGTTCGTCCCCCTATGGCCGCATGCTCAGGGTGGTGCGCGAGGACGAGATCCTGGCCTCGACACTTGGCCGCAGTCCCATCCGCTACCAGGCCTCCGTCTCCGTGATTGCCTGGATGATGGCCGCGGCGGCGGGTGTCACCTACGCTCACATCACCGGCTACGTGGCTCCCTCCAGCTTCACCGTTACCGAGACCTTCATCATCTGGACCGCGGTGATCCTCGGAGGCCCCGGTCGCAACATGGGCGTCATCTTCGGCGCGGCGATCATCCAGCTGCTCGGCGTGTCGTCCCGCTTCATCGCCCAGTGGATCGACCTTCCGCCCGACCTGATCGCCAATCTCCGGCTTGCCTCTTTCGGCCTCGTGCTGGTGCTGATGTTCCTCTATCGGCCGCAGGGCCTCATCCCCGAAGCGAAGCAGGTGCACGATGCTGAGCGCGACTGA
- a CDS encoding branched-chain amino acid ABC transporter permease, with protein MIQVLVNSIVYASEIAIIAVGVSLCYSILRFANFAHIQFAVVGGYLTYSFATIPGLALPLPLAMLASAVMTGLMAILIDILVFSRLRNTSAEGKMIVSWGVALFIRSIVAAIYGGSARVFDVPSSTIVVGDAVFTTLDVIIACATLVLMVALHLFLYRTRIGSGLRALASNQELAVTRGIPGDRLIRLMWFLSGSLAAIGGSLIAIQTRLQPSMDLVIMLPIFAAVTIGGLSNVFGAVTGALILSLAQNFLIWFDFGTLLFGDPWHIPTKFRDYVAVLALVLVLLLRSRSSAAAAKR; from the coding sequence GTGATCCAGGTTCTTGTCAACTCGATCGTCTACGCCAGCGAGATCGCCATCATCGCGGTCGGTGTATCGCTGTGCTACTCGATCCTTCGCTTCGCCAACTTCGCCCATATCCAGTTCGCGGTCGTTGGCGGCTACCTGACCTATAGCTTCGCCACCATTCCTGGCCTCGCCCTGCCCTTACCGCTGGCGATGCTCGCTAGCGCGGTCATGACCGGCCTCATGGCCATCCTCATCGACATCCTCGTCTTCAGTCGGCTGCGCAACACCTCGGCAGAAGGCAAGATGATCGTTTCCTGGGGCGTAGCTCTGTTCATCCGCTCGATCGTCGCGGCGATCTATGGCGGCTCGGCACGCGTCTTCGACGTCCCCAGCAGCACCATCGTGGTCGGCGATGCCGTGTTCACGACGCTGGACGTCATCATAGCCTGCGCGACCCTGGTGCTGATGGTCGCCCTGCATCTGTTCCTGTATCGCACCCGCATAGGCTCCGGCCTTCGCGCCCTTGCCAGCAACCAGGAGCTTGCCGTCACGCGCGGCATTCCCGGCGACCGGCTGATCCGGCTGATGTGGTTCCTCTCCGGCAGTCTGGCTGCCATCGGCGGATCCCTGATTGCGATTCAGACGCGCCTGCAGCCCAGCATGGATCTCGTCATCATGCTGCCGATCTTCGCCGCAGTGACCATCGGTGGCCTCAGCAACGTCTTCGGGGCGGTGACCGGCGCCTTGATCCTATCACTGGCCCAGAACTTCCTGATCTGGTTCGACTTCGGCACTCTGCTCTTCGGCGACCCCTGGCACATCCCCACGAAATTCCGAGACTATGTCGCGGTCCTCGCGCTCGTCCTTGTGCTGCTGCTGCGCTCGCGCAGTTCTGCGGCAGCGGCCAAGAGGTAA
- a CDS encoding ABC transporter substrate-binding protein gives MKMTGLPLAFCSVLAVLGLQGPAHAADPIQVGVIANLTGQDVKTSLQMSRGVELAADDINAAGGINGRPIKLIVEDSEYRAQEAMNAATKLFSVDKVDAAIMFGGSSLMIPVAELARDKGKILINTSSSSPKLGNYPGTLFSILPLDDILAKELGNLIAESGAKTAAVVVPNNAFGLGVAEAASAAFEAKGGKIVENIAYTEGQPDYRADVQALVKAKPDAIITAGYGDDSRTVLRNVRELGINATWFAAYPSILEIDNKEWMNGRLLGVDNGGYSQGVGKAVQDKYAAKFGDKDILAHVYYGYDAMMVLAEAMKKGGTDAAAIAKTMPEVVKTYNGASGKIVWDDRGQRIDPPIDVLTYKDGKFETTATRN, from the coding sequence ATGAAGATGACAGGGTTGCCATTGGCCTTTTGCAGCGTGCTCGCCGTGCTCGGCCTGCAAGGTCCCGCTCATGCGGCGGATCCGATCCAGGTCGGCGTGATCGCCAACCTGACGGGCCAGGACGTCAAGACAAGCTTGCAGATGAGCCGTGGCGTCGAACTGGCCGCCGATGACATCAACGCCGCCGGCGGCATCAACGGCCGGCCGATCAAGCTGATCGTCGAGGATTCCGAATACCGCGCCCAGGAAGCTATGAACGCGGCCACCAAGCTCTTCAGCGTCGACAAGGTCGACGCCGCCATCATGTTCGGCGGCAGCAGCCTGATGATCCCGGTGGCGGAACTTGCCAGGGACAAGGGCAAGATCCTGATCAACACCTCGTCGTCCTCACCCAAGCTCGGCAATTATCCCGGCACGCTGTTCAGCATCCTGCCGCTCGACGACATTCTGGCAAAGGAACTCGGCAACCTCATCGCCGAGAGCGGCGCAAAAACCGCTGCCGTCGTCGTCCCCAACAACGCCTTCGGCCTCGGCGTCGCGGAAGCAGCCTCTGCAGCCTTCGAAGCCAAGGGCGGCAAGATCGTCGAGAATATTGCCTATACCGAAGGACAACCCGACTATCGCGCCGACGTGCAAGCCCTCGTCAAGGCCAAGCCGGATGCGATCATCACTGCGGGCTATGGCGATGACTCTCGCACCGTCCTGCGCAACGTACGCGAACTCGGCATCAATGCGACCTGGTTCGCCGCCTATCCCTCAATCCTCGAAATCGACAACAAGGAATGGATGAACGGCCGCCTCCTGGGCGTCGACAATGGCGGCTATTCGCAGGGCGTCGGCAAGGCCGTGCAGGACAAGTATGCCGCCAAATTCGGCGACAAGGACATCCTGGCCCATGTCTATTACGGCTATGATGCCATGATGGTTCTGGCCGAAGCGATGAAGAAGGGTGGCACCGACGCTGCCGCGATCGCCAAGACCATGCCGGAAGTCGTGAAGACCTATAACGGCGCGAGCGGCAAGATCGTCTGGGACGATCGCGGCCAGCGCATCGATCCGCCGATCGACGTCCTGACCTACAAGGATGGCAAGTTCGAGACGACGGCGACCCGCAACTGA
- a CDS encoding nucleoside hydrolase encodes MAPRKIIIDTDPGQDDAFAILLALGSPSELEVVGLTAIAGNVPLSRTARNAQMVLELAGRGDIPVYPGCERPIVRPLFTAEYVHGDSGLDGCDLPEPSHPLAGQHAVDFIIDTVMAAEPGEITLCPLGPMTNIAMAMVKCPAIVPRIREVVLMGGGFFEGGNTTPAAEFNIFVDPHAAHVVFTSGVKLTMVPIDCTYKAVMTPAWLKRLRAVGTHTAIQAAGMAEFYQEYGNQKFGTDEYPLHDPCVIGYLLRPDLFKGRECHVEIEITSPTTMGMTVVDWWNVTKKPTNCLVLRDLDNPPFYELLLERLSRLP; translated from the coding sequence ATGGCGCCACGCAAGATCATTATCGACACGGATCCGGGGCAGGACGACGCGTTCGCGATCCTTCTGGCGTTGGGCTCCCCGTCCGAGCTGGAGGTGGTCGGCCTAACGGCTATCGCTGGAAACGTCCCGCTGTCGCGCACCGCGCGGAATGCCCAGATGGTCCTCGAGCTTGCTGGGCGGGGGGATATCCCTGTCTATCCAGGTTGCGAGCGTCCCATCGTGCGCCCGTTGTTCACAGCCGAATATGTGCATGGCGACAGCGGCCTCGATGGCTGCGACCTGCCTGAGCCCTCACATCCGCTGGCCGGCCAGCATGCTGTCGACTTCATCATCGACACCGTCATGGCGGCCGAGCCGGGCGAGATCACGCTGTGTCCGCTGGGGCCGATGACCAACATTGCCATGGCGATGGTGAAGTGCCCGGCCATCGTGCCACGCATCCGCGAAGTCGTGCTGATGGGGGGAGGCTTCTTCGAAGGCGGCAATACGACGCCGGCGGCCGAGTTCAACATATTCGTCGATCCGCACGCAGCGCATGTCGTGTTCACGTCCGGCGTGAAGCTGACGATGGTGCCGATCGATTGCACCTACAAGGCGGTGATGACACCGGCTTGGCTCAAACGGCTGCGAGCCGTCGGCACCCACACGGCGATCCAGGCGGCCGGCATGGCCGAATTCTACCAGGAATACGGCAACCAGAAATTCGGCACCGACGAATATCCGCTGCACGATCCCTGTGTGATTGGCTACCTGCTGCGCCCCGATCTGTTCAAGGGCCGTGAATGCCATGTGGAGATCGAGATCACGTCGCCGACAACCATGGGCATGACCGTCGTCGATTGGTGGAATGTCACCAAGAAGCCGACGAATTGCCTCGTTCTGCGCGATCTCGACAATCCGCCGTTCTACGAACTGCTGCTGGAACGATTGTCGCGCCTGCCGTAG
- the cofC gene encoding 2-phospho-L-lactate guanylyltransferase, with the protein MTANAIWCVVPVKRLQQAKLRLAPVLDATERAGLARAMAEDVLRAVIAVDALAGVLVVTADLTIAALASEIGVGVIADESDQGYNAAVERAARYLIDTGARGILVLPADVPSVTPADIVALLDAHGSGPAVTLVAAEADGGTNALACSPVNAIPFGFGEGSFARHHGAARACNIVPMLPSLPNLARDIDRPDDLAAFMKRPAPTHTHAFLAALIGSADRFAMPQPVLQQVAS; encoded by the coding sequence ATGACCGCGAACGCGATCTGGTGCGTCGTTCCGGTGAAGCGCCTGCAACAGGCCAAGCTGCGGCTGGCGCCGGTGCTCGACGCGACGGAGCGCGCCGGCCTCGCTCGCGCCATGGCGGAGGATGTTCTGCGGGCCGTCATCGCGGTTGACGCTCTCGCAGGCGTGCTCGTCGTCACCGCCGATCTGACGATCGCCGCGCTGGCTAGCGAGATCGGCGTCGGCGTCATCGCCGACGAGTCCGATCAGGGATACAATGCCGCCGTCGAGCGTGCCGCCCGATATCTGATCGACACCGGCGCCCGTGGCATCCTGGTCCTGCCAGCCGACGTGCCCTCGGTCACGCCGGCAGATATCGTTGCCCTGCTTGACGCACATGGGTCAGGCCCGGCGGTTACCCTTGTTGCCGCCGAAGCCGATGGTGGCACCAACGCCCTCGCCTGTTCGCCCGTGAACGCCATTCCGTTCGGTTTTGGCGAAGGCAGTTTTGCGCGCCATCACGGTGCGGCGCGCGCATGTAACATCGTCCCGATGCTTCCGTCCTTGCCAAACCTTGCCCGCGACATCGACCGGCCAGACGATCTCGCCGCTTTTATGAAGCGCCCGGCTCCGACCCATACTCATGCCTTCCTCGCTGCGCTCATAGGTTCGGCCGACCGCTTTGCGATGCCCCAACCCGTGCTCCAGCAGGTCGCATCATGA
- the cofD gene encoding 2-phospho-L-lactate transferase: MVPEGTSDARVLAICGGIGGAKLALGLYRTLAPGRLTVAINTGDDFEHLGLHVSPDIDTVTYTLAGLNDTHRGWGLANESWGFMAALQRLGGENWFLLGDQDLATHVQRTLRLKAGETLSQVTSDLATRLGIEARLLPMSDDSVRTIVGTRDGPMAFQRYFVGEQCRPAVNEISFEGASKARVQPEVLAALADETLAAIVICPSNPYLSVDPILSVPGFRAALEAAPAPVIAISPIVGGRAIKGPTAKIMTELGLPVTVHAVAEHYRGLLDGLIIDNADAAEADALEVPVAVTGAVMDTLEDRDRLARAVLDFAASLRLRGTA, translated from the coding sequence ATGGTTCCGGAAGGGACATCGGACGCCAGGGTACTGGCAATCTGCGGCGGCATCGGCGGCGCCAAACTGGCGCTCGGCCTCTACCGCACGCTGGCCCCCGGCCGGCTGACGGTCGCCATCAACACAGGCGACGATTTCGAGCATCTCGGCCTGCATGTCTCACCCGACATCGACACCGTCACCTACACGCTGGCCGGCCTCAACGATACGCATCGCGGCTGGGGACTTGCCAATGAGAGCTGGGGCTTCATGGCCGCGCTTCAGCGGCTCGGCGGCGAAAACTGGTTCCTGCTGGGCGACCAGGATCTGGCCACTCATGTCCAGCGCACGCTCCGACTGAAGGCCGGCGAAACGCTTTCGCAGGTGACCAGCGACTTGGCCACACGCCTCGGCATTGAGGCGAGGCTGCTGCCGATGAGCGACGACTCCGTCCGCACCATCGTCGGAACGAGAGACGGGCCAATGGCCTTCCAGCGCTATTTCGTCGGGGAGCAATGCCGCCCCGCCGTGAACGAAATCTCCTTCGAGGGCGCCAGCAAGGCGCGCGTCCAGCCGGAGGTACTCGCTGCGCTGGCCGACGAGACCCTCGCGGCAATCGTCATCTGCCCGTCCAACCCCTATCTCAGCGTCGATCCGATCCTGTCCGTGCCCGGTTTTCGCGCGGCGCTGGAAGCGGCCCCTGCACCCGTTATCGCCATATCGCCGATCGTCGGCGGCCGCGCCATCAAGGGGCCGACCGCCAAGATCATGACCGAGCTCGGCCTGCCCGTGACCGTGCACGCGGTGGCGGAGCATTATCGCGGCTTGCTCGATGGCCTGATCATCGACAATGCGGACGCGGCCGAGGCCGACGCGCTCGAAGTACCCGTCGCGGTGACCGGGGCAGTCATGGATACGCTGGAGGACCGCGACCGTCTCGCCCGTGCCGTGCTGGACTTCGCAGCCTCGCTGCGGCTGCGGGGCACCGCATGA
- the cofE gene encoding coenzyme F420-0:L-glutamate ligase translates to MTLTLTSLPDVPLVAPGDDLGALLIAAIERAGIVPQAREILIVAQKVVSKAEGRFVDLRQVVPSARAEELAIAVDKDPRLVEVILSQSTEVVAHRRGAIVVAHKLGFVMANAGVDQSNVEQTDGDTNVLLLPEDPDGWCEALRQRLMAHFGVEMAVVMNDSFGRAWRYGTVGVAIGAAGLPALLDCVGEPDLFGRKLRITQVGLADEVAAAASLLMGQASEGQPAVLMRGLSWSRPPVPASTLVRAKAEDMFR, encoded by the coding sequence ATGACCCTCACCCTCACCTCCTTGCCGGACGTCCCTCTGGTTGCACCCGGCGACGACCTGGGCGCCCTCCTGATCGCAGCGATCGAGCGCGCCGGCATCGTTCCGCAGGCGCGCGAGATCCTGATCGTCGCGCAGAAGGTGGTTTCGAAGGCCGAGGGGCGTTTCGTCGATCTGAGGCAGGTCGTGCCATCGGCCCGCGCCGAGGAACTGGCCATCGCCGTCGACAAAGACCCACGCCTCGTCGAGGTGATCCTGTCGCAATCGACCGAGGTCGTGGCGCATCGGCGCGGCGCGATCGTTGTCGCGCACAAGCTCGGTTTCGTCATGGCGAATGCCGGCGTCGACCAGTCCAACGTGGAACAGACCGACGGCGACACGAATGTGCTGCTGCTGCCGGAGGATCCGGACGGCTGGTGCGAAGCCCTTCGGCAGCGACTGATGGCGCATTTCGGCGTCGAGATGGCCGTTGTGATGAACGACAGCTTCGGCCGCGCCTGGCGCTACGGCACGGTCGGCGTGGCGATAGGTGCCGCCGGCCTCCCCGCTTTGCTCGATTGCGTCGGTGAGCCTGACCTGTTCGGCCGCAAGCTCCGGATCACGCAGGTCGGCCTCGCCGACGAAGTGGCGGCGGCAGCGTCGCTGCTGATGGGACAGGCGTCCGAGGGCCAGCCCGCTGTGCTGATGCGTGGGCTGTCCTGGTCAAGGCCCCCTGTTCCTGCCTCAACGCTCGTTCGCGCCAAGGCCGAAGACATGTTTCGATAG
- a CDS encoding M24 family metallopeptidase, producing MPVFGRSEFVARIARVKARMIAAGIDVLVCADPANLNYLTGYDGWSFYVHQYAVLSLDDEEPLWIGRAMDAPGAHMTTFVRPENIVPYPETHVDSALLHPAQFVAAVLRERSCNRARIGVDLDAFYFTARAYLELMKALPEASFVDSEGLVNWVRLVKSPAEVALMRGAASIVSKAMAVGMEAVAPGVRECDAVAEITAAQFHGTADFWGDYPAALAQVPSGRKSAAPHMTWSGDRYEQDTVAYLELGGCHHRYHAALARTLYLGKPPQALLDVAKVVAEGLDVALDAARAGTTCHNVEAAWRKVINRAGYHKASRIGYSIGLNYPPDWGERTASLREGDETVLEANMCFHMILGMWMDDWGYELSETFCVRPSGAPEILTSFPRDLVVKP from the coding sequence ATGCCCGTTTTCGGCCGATCCGAGTTCGTTGCCCGCATTGCCCGTGTGAAGGCTCGCATGATAGCGGCCGGGATCGACGTACTGGTCTGCGCGGATCCGGCCAATTTGAACTATCTGACCGGTTATGACGGCTGGTCGTTCTATGTCCATCAATACGCGGTGCTGTCGCTCGACGACGAAGAACCGCTCTGGATCGGCCGTGCGATGGATGCGCCGGGCGCGCACATGACAACGTTTGTCCGGCCGGAGAATATCGTTCCCTATCCCGAAACCCATGTGGATTCGGCCCTCCTGCATCCGGCGCAGTTCGTCGCCGCGGTGCTGCGCGAGCGCAGTTGCAACCGCGCCCGCATTGGCGTCGATCTCGACGCGTTCTATTTCACCGCCCGCGCCTATCTGGAATTGATGAAGGCGCTGCCCGAGGCATCCTTCGTTGATTCAGAGGGCTTGGTGAACTGGGTCCGCCTGGTCAAATCGCCGGCCGAGGTCGCGCTGATGCGCGGGGCCGCCTCCATCGTCTCGAAGGCGATGGCGGTCGGCATGGAGGCTGTCGCCCCCGGCGTGCGCGAATGCGATGCGGTGGCAGAGATCACGGCGGCCCAGTTCCACGGCACGGCCGATTTCTGGGGCGACTACCCTGCCGCCCTCGCCCAGGTGCCAAGCGGTCGCAAGAGCGCCGCGCCGCATATGACATGGTCCGGCGACCGCTACGAGCAGGACACAGTCGCCTATCTCGAACTCGGCGGCTGCCATCACCGCTATCACGCGGCGCTGGCGCGCACGCTCTACCTGGGCAAGCCGCCGCAAGCCCTGCTGGATGTCGCCAAGGTCGTCGCCGAGGGGTTGGACGTGGCGCTGGATGCCGCCCGGGCAGGCACGACATGCCACAATGTCGAAGCGGCCTGGCGCAAAGTCATCAACCGCGCCGGCTATCACAAGGCATCGCGGATCGGCTATTCGATCGGGCTCAACTATCCGCCCGATTGGGGCGAGCGCACCGCGAGCCTGCGCGAGGGCGACGAGACCGTGCTGGAGGCCAATATGTGCTTCCACATGATCCTGGGCATGTGGATGGATGACTGGGGCTACGAATTGAGCGAAACATTCTGCGTTCGCCCATCCGGAGCACCCGAGATCCTGACCAGCTTCCCCCGCGATCTGGTCGTCAAGCCGTGA
- a CDS encoding LLM class F420-dependent oxidoreductase, with amino-acid sequence MKIGALFPQFEIGLNPAHIRDFAITAEELGYTHLTAFDQIIGLNKASRPDWKYVHDAADMFHELFVLFGYLAAVTKRIEFVTGVLVLPMRGTALVAKQAAEVDLLSGGRLRLGVGVGVKPEEFEACGEEFGNRGKRIDEQIDVLRKLWCDDLITYEGKFHRIEDGGINPLPIQRPIPIWIGGISEAAIKRVGRLGDGWLPNFQADDLGRRSIEAMREVAVSHGRDPGKIGIEATMTIIDRTPAELREELEAWRAIGATHVTLNTMPERWVEEEQRWNKAAIGGLSDPQAHIDAIRSFRAALPEFF; translated from the coding sequence ATGAAGATCGGCGCCCTGTTTCCCCAGTTCGAGATTGGCCTGAACCCCGCCCATATTCGCGACTTCGCCATCACGGCGGAAGAACTCGGCTACACCCACCTGACGGCTTTCGACCAAATCATCGGTCTCAACAAGGCCAGCCGCCCCGACTGGAAATATGTCCATGACGCCGCAGACATGTTTCACGAGCTCTTCGTGCTGTTCGGCTATCTCGCCGCCGTTACCAAGCGCATCGAATTCGTCACCGGCGTGCTCGTGCTGCCGATGCGCGGCACGGCGCTGGTCGCCAAGCAGGCGGCGGAGGTCGATCTGTTGAGCGGCGGCCGCCTGCGCCTCGGCGTCGGCGTCGGCGTCAAGCCGGAGGAATTCGAGGCCTGCGGCGAGGAATTCGGCAATCGCGGCAAGCGGATCGACGAGCAAATCGACGTTCTGCGCAAGCTCTGGTGCGACGACTTGATCACCTATGAGGGCAAGTTTCACCGCATCGAAGATGGCGGTATCAACCCGCTGCCCATACAGCGCCCGATCCCGATCTGGATCGGCGGCATTTCGGAGGCCGCGATCAAGCGTGTCGGCCGGCTGGGCGACGGCTGGCTACCGAATTTCCAGGCAGACGATCTCGGCCGCCGCAGCATCGAGGCGATGCGCGAAGTCGCCGTCAGCCATGGCCGCGATCCCGGCAAGATCGGCATAGAGGCGACGATGACGATCATCGATCGTACGCCAGCCGAACTGCGAGAGGAATTGGAAGCCTGGCGCGCCATCGGCGCAACCCATGTCACGCTCAACACCATGCCGGAGCGCTGGGTCGAGGAAGAGCAGCGCTGGAACAAGGCGGCCATTGGCGGCCTTTCGGACCCGCAGGCCCATATCGACGCGATCCGGAGCTTCCGCGCCGCCCTCCCCGAGTTCTTCTAG